In Bacillus cytotoxicus NVH 391-98, the following are encoded in one genomic region:
- the arcA gene encoding arginine deiminase, with product MKHPIHVTSEIGELQTVLLKRPGKELENLTPDYLQQLLFDDIPYLPIVQKEHDYFAQTLRNRGVEVLYLETLAAEALTDKKLREEFVNRILKEGQADANVAHQTLKEYLLSFSNEELIQKIMGGVRKNEIDTSQKTHLYELMEDHYPFYLDPMPNLYFTRDPAATIGEGVTINKMREPARRRESLFIEYIMKYHPRFANHNVPVWLNRDYKFPIEGGDELILNEETVAIGVSARTSAKAIERLAKNLFSRQNKIKKVLAIEIPKCRAFMHLDTVFTMVDYDKFTIHPAIQGPKGNMNIYILEKGLDEETLKITHRTSLMEVLKEVLGLQELVLIPCGGGDVIASAREQWNDGSNTLAIAPGVVVTYDRNYVSNALLREHGIEVIEVLSSELSRGRGGPRCMSMPIVRKDI from the coding sequence ATGAAACATCCGATTCATGTTACTTCAGAAATTGGGGAGTTGCAAACGGTTTTATTAAAACGTCCTGGAAAAGAATTGGAGAATTTAACACCAGATTATTTGCAACAATTATTATTTGACGATATTCCCTACTTACCAATTGTTCAAAAAGAGCATGATTACTTTGCACAAACATTACGTAATCGGGGTGTGGAAGTTCTTTATTTAGAAACGCTAGCAGCAGAGGCATTAACTGATAAAAAACTTCGTGAAGAATTTGTTAATCGTATTTTAAAAGAAGGGCAAGCTGATGCCAATGTTGCGCATCAAACCTTAAAAGAATATTTACTTTCCTTTTCAAATGAAGAATTGATTCAAAAAATTATGGGCGGTGTGCGGAAAAATGAAATTGACACAAGTCAAAAAACACATCTATACGAATTAATGGAAGATCATTATCCGTTTTATTTAGACCCAATGCCAAATTTATATTTTACGCGTGATCCGGCGGCTACGATAGGTGAAGGGGTAACCATTAACAAAATGAGAGAACCAGCACGTAGACGTGAATCATTGTTTATAGAATACATTATGAAATATCATCCACGATTTGCAAATCATAATGTACCAGTTTGGTTAAATCGTGATTATAAGTTTCCAATTGAAGGCGGTGACGAACTTATCTTAAATGAAGAAACAGTTGCGATTGGTGTATCTGCTCGTACATCAGCAAAAGCGATTGAACGGTTGGCTAAGAACTTATTTAGTCGTCAAAATAAAATTAAAAAAGTATTGGCAATAGAAATTCCAAAATGCCGAGCATTTATGCATCTAGATACAGTCTTTACGATGGTTGACTATGATAAATTTACCATTCATCCAGCTATTCAAGGACCAAAAGGGAATATGAACATTTACATTTTGGAAAAAGGTCTGGATGAAGAGACTCTTAAAATTACACATCGCACATCGTTGATGGAAGTTTTAAAAGAAGTTTTAGGCTTACAAGAATTAGTATTGATTCCTTGTGGAGGAGGAGATGTAATTGCTTCTGCTCGTGAACAATGGAATGATGGATCGAATACATTAGCAATTGCTCCAGGAGTAGTTGTTACATATGATCGCAACTATGTATCAAATGCTTTATTACGTGAACATGGAATTGAAGTAATTGAGGTATTAAGCTCGGAATTATCACGCGGTCGTGGGGGTCCACGTTGCATGAGTATGCCGATTGTTAGAAAAGATATTTAG
- the argF gene encoding ornithine carbamoyltransferase: MLMTRSNLKGRSFLAEKDFTKEELLYFLDLAAELKEKKKNGIPHHYLEGKNVALLFEKTSTRTRCAFTVACTDLGANPEYLGKGDIQLGKKESVEDTAKVLGRMFDGIEFRGFSHETVESLAANSGVPVWNGLTDMWHPTQTLADLLTIKEHVGHLKGVKLVYVGDGRNNVANSLLVGGSIVGMEVRICAPESLWPAQEVIDLAKQYSNRVMVTSDVEEAVADADVIYTDVWVSMGEEDKFAERIALLTPYQVNMQMIQATGNDNVIFLHCLPAFHDVETMYGKEIYEKYGLNEMEVTDEVFRSKYSKVFDQAENRMHTIKAVMAATLGDMK, translated from the coding sequence ATGTTAATGACGAGATCAAACTTAAAAGGAAGAAGTTTTCTTGCTGAAAAAGATTTTACAAAAGAAGAATTATTATATTTTCTTGATTTAGCAGCGGAATTAAAAGAGAAAAAGAAAAATGGTATCCCACATCATTATTTAGAAGGAAAAAACGTTGCACTCCTATTTGAAAAAACTTCAACCCGTACAAGATGCGCATTTACAGTCGCTTGTACTGATTTGGGTGCAAATCCTGAATATTTGGGAAAAGGTGATATTCAGCTTGGTAAAAAGGAATCTGTTGAAGATACAGCAAAAGTGTTAGGCCGTATGTTTGATGGAATTGAGTTCCGTGGTTTTTCTCATGAAACAGTAGAATCGTTAGCTGCAAACTCTGGTGTGCCAGTATGGAACGGTTTAACAGATATGTGGCATCCGACACAAACACTTGCAGACCTTCTAACAATTAAAGAGCACGTAGGGCATTTGAAAGGTGTGAAGCTTGTTTATGTTGGTGATGGCCGGAATAATGTAGCGAATAGTTTATTAGTTGGTGGTTCAATTGTTGGAATGGAAGTTCGTATTTGTGCACCAGAGTCATTATGGCCAGCGCAAGAAGTAATCGACTTAGCGAAACAATATAGTAATCGTGTTATGGTAACAAGCGATGTGGAAGAAGCGGTTGCAGATGCAGATGTCATTTATACAGATGTATGGGTATCTATGGGAGAAGAAGATAAATTTGCTGAACGGATTGCTTTATTAACGCCTTATCAAGTGAATATGCAAATGATTCAAGCAACAGGAAATGATAATGTGATTTTCCTACATTGTTTACCTGCATTTCATGATGTGGAAACAATGTATGGTAAAGAAATTTATGAAAAATACGGCTTGAACGAAATGGAGGTAACAGACGAGGTATTCCGCAGTAAATATTCAAAAGTATTTGATCAAGCTGAAAATAGAATGCACACAATTAAAGCGGTTATGGCAGCTACTTTAGGGGATATGAAATAA
- the arcD gene encoding arginine-ornithine antiporter: MDEEKKLGLFTLIALVVGSMIGGGAFNLASDMAKGAGAGAIIIGWIITGIGMIALGLSFQNLTVKRPDLDGGIFSYAKAGFGNFMGFNSAWGYWLSAWLGNVAYGTLLFASLGYFFPIFEGGQNVASIIGASVLLWCVHMLILRGVQSAALVNLVTTIAKLVPVFVFIMVGIFVFHFDIFLDGFWGQAGSFSWGAVGSQVKSTMLVTLWVFIGVEGAVVLSSRAKNRSDVGKATVIGLIGTLIIYILITLLSLGLMKQADVANLRNPAMAYLFESIVGKWGAVFINLGLVISVLGAWLGWTLLASEIPYLAAKDGVFPKWFAKENKNKAPVNSLWITNGLIQIFLLTFVVSDQAYNFAFSLASSAILIPYAFSAFYQLKYSLKSKENDRIKNIIIGLVASIYGVWLVYAAGLEYLLLTMTLYAPGIFIFYNVQKQTHQKQIFTRIELASSVAIGALALFAIYGLITGSITL, from the coding sequence ATGGATGAAGAAAAGAAATTAGGACTCTTTACTTTAATCGCCCTTGTAGTTGGTTCTATGATTGGCGGTGGTGCATTTAATTTGGCGAGTGATATGGCAAAAGGTGCTGGCGCAGGGGCTATTATTATTGGATGGATTATAACGGGTATTGGAATGATTGCCCTTGGTTTATCTTTTCAAAATTTAACTGTCAAAAGACCAGATTTAGATGGTGGCATTTTTAGTTATGCAAAAGCTGGATTTGGTAATTTTATGGGATTTAATAGTGCGTGGGGGTATTGGCTGTCAGCTTGGCTAGGGAATGTCGCTTACGGTACATTATTATTTGCTTCATTAGGATATTTCTTCCCTATTTTTGAAGGGGGGCAAAACGTTGCATCTATTATTGGAGCAAGTGTATTACTTTGGTGCGTTCACATGCTAATTTTACGCGGGGTACAATCAGCAGCACTTGTGAACTTAGTAACGACAATTGCGAAATTAGTGCCTGTATTTGTATTTATTATGGTAGGAATTTTCGTTTTTCATTTTGATATTTTCTTAGACGGCTTTTGGGGACAAGCTGGTTCTTTTTCTTGGGGAGCGGTAGGTAGCCAAGTGAAGAGTACAATGCTTGTCACACTTTGGGTATTTATTGGTGTTGAAGGAGCTGTTGTTCTATCAAGCCGCGCTAAAAATAGAAGTGATGTTGGAAAAGCGACAGTTATTGGATTAATTGGTACATTGATTATTTATATTTTAATTACATTGTTATCCCTAGGACTCATGAAACAAGCAGATGTAGCAAATTTGAGAAATCCAGCTATGGCATATTTATTTGAAAGTATAGTTGGAAAATGGGGGGCAGTCTTTATTAATTTAGGTTTAGTCATTTCTGTATTGGGTGCTTGGTTAGGTTGGACATTACTTGCATCCGAAATTCCATACTTAGCTGCCAAAGATGGAGTATTTCCGAAATGGTTTGCAAAAGAGAATAAAAACAAAGCTCCTGTGAACTCATTATGGATAACAAATGGGCTCATTCAAATTTTCTTATTAACATTTGTTGTTTCAGATCAAGCATATAACTTTGCTTTCTCTCTTGCATCCTCAGCTATTTTAATTCCGTATGCTTTTTCAGCATTTTATCAACTTAAATATAGTTTGAAATCTAAAGAAAATGATCGTATAAAAAATATAATCATTGGTTTGGTTGCAAGTATTTATGGAGTTTGGTTAGTCTATGCTGCGGGACTAGAATACTTGTTATTAACCATGACTTTATATGCACCTGGTATTTTCATTTTTTACAATGTTCAAAAGCAAACACATCAAAAACAAATATTTACTCGTATAGAGTTAGCATCATCTGTAGCAATTGGTGCATTAGCATTATTTGCAATTTATGGATTAATTACAGGTAGTATTACGTTATAA
- the arcC gene encoding carbamate kinase produces MKRRKIVVALGGNAIQSGNATAEAQQKALERTAEQLVKIMGNNIDIVIAHGNGPQVGNILLQQKVAETEKTPAMPLDTCGAMSQGMIGYWMENAIEKALKKQNIKKEVATVITRVIVDEKDEAFQNPTKPIGPFYTEEEARHLMKETKAVFKEDAGRGWRRVVPSPKPVSIHEHKVINSLVEAGNIVIAVGGGGIPVIESEEGLRGTEAVIDKDFAAQKLAELVGADTLIILTAVDYVYINYNQPNQKRLESIGVDELKKYIEEQQFAPGSMLPKIEAAIHFVNAGPGRKTIITSLDKIYEALEEKAGTIISQQEACVCVR; encoded by the coding sequence ATGAAAAGAAGAAAAATCGTAGTTGCATTAGGAGGAAATGCAATACAATCTGGAAATGCTACTGCTGAGGCTCAGCAGAAAGCACTAGAAAGAACAGCAGAACAACTTGTTAAAATTATGGGAAATAACATTGATATTGTAATTGCACATGGGAATGGTCCACAAGTGGGGAATATTTTATTACAACAAAAAGTAGCAGAAACAGAGAAAACACCGGCGATGCCATTGGATACTTGCGGTGCAATGAGCCAAGGAATGATTGGGTATTGGATGGAAAATGCAATTGAAAAAGCGCTGAAAAAACAAAATATAAAAAAAGAAGTAGCAACAGTAATAACTCGTGTGATTGTTGATGAGAAAGATGAAGCATTTCAAAACCCTACAAAACCAATAGGACCCTTTTATACGGAAGAGGAAGCAAGACACTTAATGAAGGAAACAAAAGCTGTATTTAAGGAAGATGCCGGAAGAGGATGGAGACGAGTTGTTCCGTCACCAAAGCCTGTGAGCATTCATGAACATAAAGTAATCAATTCATTGGTAGAAGCTGGGAATATCGTAATCGCTGTTGGTGGTGGTGGGATCCCAGTAATTGAATCTGAAGAAGGATTGAGAGGAACGGAGGCTGTTATTGATAAGGATTTTGCTGCTCAAAAGCTAGCTGAACTAGTAGGTGCGGACACTCTCATCATTTTAACCGCAGTTGATTATGTATACATAAATTATAATCAACCAAATCAGAAGAGACTAGAATCGATTGGAGTGGATGAATTAAAAAAATATATAGAGGAACAGCAATTTGCACCAGGAAGTATGCTTCCGAAAATTGAAGCAGCTATTCATTTTGTTAATGCAGGCCCAGGACGAAAAACAATTATTACTTCTTTAGACAAAATATATGAAGCATTGGAAGAGAAAGCAGGTACTATTATTTCTCAACAAGAAGCATGTGTATGTGTAAGGTAG
- a CDS encoding Crp/Fnr family transcriptional regulator → MNRRNVVKDLKQFELFSHVTDKKLKGLTEFIYWRTYKKGQFLFLEGDSRERIYLMLDGFVKLERVNQSGNLLYEDYVKRYSIFPYSGMFTDKGYSYTAEAITDVDVYYIPTVIFEDMVKANRTQLMHIVQQLSSILKLNENRVQNITIPNAQDRVIQTLNYLMHDLGEPNGEEIVIPCPLTTIEISKISGTSRETVSSVLKQLKNDRIVTVLGKKITIHNPTYFEESAM, encoded by the coding sequence ATGAATAGGCGGAATGTGGTTAAAGATTTAAAGCAGTTTGAATTATTTTCTCATGTAACAGACAAAAAGTTAAAAGGTTTAACGGAATTTATTTATTGGCGCACCTATAAGAAAGGACAATTTTTATTTTTAGAAGGAGATTCAAGAGAACGAATTTACCTTATGTTAGATGGTTTTGTAAAGTTAGAACGAGTAAATCAAAGTGGAAATTTATTATATGAAGACTATGTAAAGAGATATTCTATTTTTCCTTATAGTGGTATGTTTACTGATAAAGGATACAGCTATACGGCAGAAGCTATAACTGATGTCGATGTGTATTATATTCCGACAGTAATTTTTGAAGATATGGTGAAGGCAAATCGAACACAATTAATGCACATTGTTCAGCAGTTATCCTCAATATTAAAGTTGAATGAAAATCGTGTGCAAAACATTACGATTCCTAATGCACAAGATCGTGTTATTCAAACATTAAATTATTTAATGCATGACTTAGGCGAACCAAACGGTGAAGAAATTGTAATCCCTTGTCCACTGACAACAATTGAAATTTCTAAAATATCTGGAACATCTCGAGAGACAGTTAGCAGCGTATTAAAACAATTGAAAAATGACCGTATTGTTACCGTGTTAGGTAAAAAAATTACAATACATAATCCTACTTATTTTGAAGAAAGCGCTATGTGA